A portion of the Etheostoma spectabile isolate EspeVRDwgs_2016 unplaced genomic scaffold, UIUC_Espe_1.0 scaffold00018250, whole genome shotgun sequence genome contains these proteins:
- the LOC116679803 gene encoding alpha-(1,3)-fucosyltransferase 9, translating into MPSAPIHRILRPLLLGTFILGCFVTLFLMYFKPSTSWLSGPVESTVSTDRVKNLFSIKNDKNVTTVLIWLWPFGQTYDLGVCSSLFNIEGCFITADRNLYNKSDGVVIHHRDICTDLSNLPPLQRPSFQKWIWMNLESPSHSSQLPGIENLFNLTLNYRQDADVEVPYGSIVAAEGEEDFVPPSKNKLICWIVSNWNQDHVRVKYYNELYKHIEVHAYGQAFGEYISDQDYFPTIASCKFYLAFENSIHKDYITEKLYNPLSVGTVPVVLGPARQNYENFIQGDAFIHVDDFTSPKELADYLLLLDKNEEMYLRYFEWRRHFKVKKAYFWAEHTCLACDYLRRHKEYKAFNNLDKWYWGG; encoded by the coding sequence ATGCCATCTGCACCTATTCACAGAATCCTACGACCCCTTCTGCTCGGCACATTCATACTGGGATGTTTTGTGACTCtgtttttgatgtattttaaaCCATCTACCAGCTGGTTATCAGGTCCTGTAGAGTCAACAGTATCCACAGACCGGGTCAAAAACCTCTTCTCCATCAAGAACGATAAAAACGTGACCACCGTGCTGATATGGCTCTGGCCCTTCGGACAAACCTACGACCTGGGCGTATGCAGCTCCCTCTTCAACATCGAGGGCTGTTTCATCACAGCGGACAGAAACCTCTACAACAAATCGGACGGGGTCGTCATCCATCACCGAGACATCTGCACGGACCTGTCCAACCTGCCGCCGCTCCAGCGACCGTCCTTCCAGAAGTGGATATGGATGAACCTGGAGTCGCCGTCGCACTCCTCCCAGCTGCCTGGGATCGAGAACTTGTTCAATCTGACTCTCAATTACCGTCAGGATGCTGACGTGGAAGTGCCTTATGGGTCGATCGTAGCAGCGGAGGGTGAGGAGGACTTTGTCCCACCCAGCAAAAACAAGCTGATCTGCTGGATTGTGAGCAACTGGAACCAGGACCACGTGCGGGTCAAATACTACAATGAGCTTTACAAGCACATTGAGGTTCACGCGTATGGACAAGCCTTCGGGGAGTACATCTCTGACCAAGACTATTTCCCCACCATTGCCAGCTGCAAGTTCTACCTGGCTTTTGAGAACTCCATCCACAAGGACTACATTACTGAAAAACTGTACAACCCGCTCTCTGTGGGGACAGTGCCAGTGGTTCTGGGCCCGGCCAGGCAGAACTATGAGAACTTTATCCAGGGAGACGCCTTCATCCACGTGGACGACTTCACCTCGCCCAAGGAGCTGGCCGATTACCTGCTGCTCTTGGACAAGAACGAGGAAATGTACCTCAGGTACTTTGAGTGGAGGAGGCACTTTAAAGTGAAGAAGGCCTATTTTTGGGCAGAGCACACATGTCTGGCATGTGATTACCTGCGTAGGCACAAGGAGTACAAGGCATTCAATAACCTTGACAAGTGGTACTGGGGCGGATAG
- the LOC116679805 gene encoding four and a half LIM domains protein 2, which produces MSTNERFNCHYCKDSLLGKKYIMKEDTQYCTKCYENLFANCCKSCSLAIGCNCKDLSYKDLHWHEQCFKCAKCSRSLVEKAFAAKDDLLLCTECYAHDYSSKCTTCKKTVMPGSRKMEYKGNSWHETCFLCHRCQQPIGTKSFIPKDTGYFCVPCFEKQFAYQCCACKKAITTGGVTYQDKPWHRECFLCISCKKQLSGQRFTSRENYPYCLECFSNLYAKKCVGCTKPITSLAGAKYISFEERQWHSECFTCIQCSVSLVGRGFLTQRDNILCTDCGREK; this is translated from the exons atgtccACCAACGAGCGTTTCAACTGCCATTACTGTAAAGACTCCCTTTTGGGGAAGAAGTACATAATGAAAGAGGACACGCAGTACTGCACTAAGTGCTATGAGAACCTGTTCGCTAACTGCTGTAAGAGCTGCTCTTTGGCAATTGGCTGCAACTGCAAG gaCTTGTCCTACAAGGATCTCCACTGGCATGAGCAATGTTTCAAGTGTGCAAAGTGTAGCAGATCCTTGGTGGAAAAGGCCTTTGCCGCTAAGGATGATTTGTTGCTTTGCACCGAATGCTACGCCCACGACTATTCTTCTAAGTGCACCACCTGCAAGAAAACTGTCATGCCAG GATCCCGTAAAATGGAATACAAGGGGAACAGCTGGCATGAGACCTGCTTCCTGTGCCACCGCTGTCAGCAGCCAATAGGAACCAAGTCCTTCATCCCAAAAGACACCGGCTACTTTTGCGTGCCCTGCTTTGAGAAGCAGTTTGCCTACCAATGTTGTGCTTGTAAGAAG GCCATCACAACAGGTGGAGTGACCTACCAAGACAAGCCCTGGCACCGCGAGTGTTTCCTATGCATCAGCTGCAAGAAGCAGCTGTCGGGTCAGCGCTTCACCTCCAGGGAAAACTACCCCTACTGCCTTGAATGCTTCAGCAACCTGTATGCAAAGAAGTGTGTGGGCTGCACCAAGCCCATCACAA GTCTGGCAGGGGCCAAGTACATCTCTTTTGAGGAGCGCCAGTGGCACAGCGAGTGTTTCACCTGCATTCAATGCTCTGTGTCGCTGGTGGGACGCGGGTTCCTCACCCAGCGCGACAACATATTGTGCACCGACTGTGGCAGGGAGAAGTGA
- the LOC116679801 gene encoding transforming growth factor-beta receptor-associated protein 1 isoform X2, translating to MAFRAFTQIHIYEKQSSPKEKDKSSIQCLECCNQNVYIGTKNATVQHLILPSSTNGDPSPGQSKFREGRLRKLGSNNHVAQLRVVPLFNHLLVLWDRSVTALNMFSLEPVPTLKKIQHVSLFEVCDSLLAAQTACVEMVTSSSRRKVIQIHVVGVDRWDVVKEVPLLQDPVALAVDGASVCVATSDRYLLCDIRTGSSEELFPHNHSRQRVIVTSVGRGEFLLNGPESLGMFVMKTGICQRPPLQWPQEVLAAGVCFPYILTLEPQVLSVYSMVDQQIKQTVSLSGATGLLSTSDGVLVFTERDIFSLRLVPLDQQIQALVRHERIEEALLLLNGVQGHCPCDSYKELQKAITCLAGFVHFYREGFSEAKELFITGELDPREIIHLYPDMQSCLSEDFKSQLDQVNKGRDLQVLCQENRNTFHQYLAFLGDFLRAVRGTEQGLKCTQEVDCALLRLYLELGDTENLQQLVASPNECRLDHCVPVLEQHNRFFALGSLYQSHGHQLDAIETWVKIADGFHKDTSCSDVYGHIVWTLSQLQDRDAVLTFADWTLQRNQEIGVRIFNKRPPDGEFEAQNVLALLEKYPLALILHLEFLIHDLNSKEERHHNRLALAYVTQTLQEEEKADLRRTRGKLQQLLWESKCYDVSTVYERVKSAALHMEKAILLGRTGEHCKALQVLVHKEGDLQAAEAYCCRAAQGRDSQFRQTLLLTLLQIYLSSEALTSAAVDLLNNNPRVFVAEKIIQLLPDSWSIQLVSQFLVRSLRESFHQRQMARLQKALGQVECMRHKAIWMQASNKKFRLDKGQKCKVCQRDLAEPQFAFNFHGELMHTSCTGYSSS from the exons ATGGCTTTTAGAGCatttacacaaatacatatcTATGAAAAGCAATCATCCCCAAAAGAAAAGGACAAATCCAGCATTCAGTGCCTTGAGTGCTGTAACCAAAATGTGTATATAGGGACCAAAAATGCAACAGTCCAGCATCTCATCCTTCCCAGTAGCACAAATGGAGACCCAAGTCCTGGCCAGAGCAAATTCAGAGAGGGTAGGTTGAGAAAACTAGGCTCAAACAACCATGTAGCCCAACTAAGGGTAGTCCCACTTTTCAACCATCTGCTGGTCCTGTGGGACCGGAGCGTTACTGCCCTCAACATGTTCTCCTTGGAGCCTGTTCCCACCCTGAAGAAGATCCAGCACGTGTCTTTGTTTGAGGTTTGCGACTCGTTGCTCGCAGCCCAGACAGCATGTGTGGAAATGGTTACTTCCTCCAGTCGCAGGAAGGTGATCCAGATCCACGTTGTTGGAGTGGACAGGTGGGACGTTGTTAAGGAAGTCCCTCTGCTCCAGGACCCTGTGGCCTTGGCAGTAGACGGTGCCAGTGTTTGTGTAGCCACCAGCGACAGGTATCTCCTCTGTGATATTCGGACTGGGAGCAGTGAAGAGCTTTTCCCTCACAATCACAGCAGGCAGCGTGTTATTGTTACCTCCGTGGGACGAGGGGAATTCCTCCTAAACGGACCTGAATCTTTGG GCATGTTTGTGATGAAGACAGGGATATGCCAGCGCCCCCCCTTGCAGTGGCCTCAGGAGGTGCTGGCAGCCGGAGTGTGTTTCCCTTACATCCTAACCCTAGAGCCCCAAGTGCTGTCTGTCTACAGCATGGTGGATCAGCAGATCAAACAGACTGTGAGTCTCAGCGGAGCAACGGGTCTGCTCTCCACATCAG ATGGTGTGTTAGTgttcacagagagagacattttcagCCTGCGTCTGGTGCCACTCGATCAGCAGATCCAGGCACTTGTCAGGCATGAGAGGATCGAGGAGGCCTTGTTACTGCTGAACGGAGTTCAAGGCCACTGTCCATGTGACTCATACAAG GAGCTGCAGAAGGCCATCACTTGCCTGGCTGGATTTGTTCATTTTTACCGGGAGGGTTTTTCCGAGGCCAAAGAACTATTCAT TACAGGTGAGCTGGACCCCAGAGAAATCATTCACCTCTACCCTGACATGCAGTCGTGTCTCAGTGAGGACTTTAAGTCCCAGCTCGATCAAGTGAACAAAGGCAGGGATCTTCAGGTGCTCTGCCAAGAGAACAGGAACACATTTCATCAATACCTGGCCTTCCTGGGAGATTTTCTTAGAGCAGTCAGGGGAACGGAGCAAGGCCTGAAGTGTACTCAGGAGGTGGACTGCGCCCTCCTGAGGCTGTACTTAGAACTGGGAGACACAGAAAATCTGCAGCAGCTTGTGGCATCTCCCAATGAGTGCAGGCTGGACCACTGTGTTCCTGTTTTGGAGCAAcacaacag attttttgCATTAGGTTCTCTCTATCAAAGCCATGGACATCAACTTGATGCAATTGAG acttggGTAAAAATTGCAGATGGTTTCCACAAAGACACCTCTTGCTCAGATGTATATGGACACATAGTGTGGACTCTCAGTCAGCTGCAAGACAGAGATGCTGTGTTGACATTTGCAGACTGGACTCTTCAGAGAAACCAGGAG atAGGGGTGCGGATTTTCAACAAGCGTCCACCAGATGGTGAATTTGAAGCTCAAAACGTCCTTGCTCTATTGGAGAAGTACCCACTGGCGTTGATTTTACATCTTGAGTTCTTAATCCATGATTTGAACAGTAAG GAGGAGAGACATCACAACCGTCTGGCCCTAGCATATGTTACTCAGACGCtgcaagaggaagaaaaagcagATTTGAGGAGGACCAGAGGAAAGTTGCAGCAGCTGCTATGGGAATCCAAATGCTATGATGTCTCCACTGTATATG AGAGAGTCAAGTCAGCAGCCCTGCACATGGAGAAAGCCATTCTCCTCGGTAGGACCGGTGAACACTGTAAGGCACTGCAAGTGCTTGTTCACAAGGAGGGAGACCTGCAGGCTGCAGAGGCCTACTGCTGCAGGGCTGCCCAGGGCCGGGACTCCCAGTTCAGGCAGACCCTGCTGCTCACGCTGCTCCAAATCTACCTGAGCTCTGAGGCGCTTACCAGCGCTGCCGTGGATCTGCTCAACAACAACCCTCGGGTCTTTGTGGCAGAGAAGATCATTCAGCTCCTGCCTGATTCCTGGTCCATTCAACTGGTCTCCCAGTTCTTAGTTAGATCTCTCAGAGAGTCCTTCCACCAGCGGCAGATGGCGAGGCTGCAGAAGGCTTTGGGCCAGGTAGAGTGCATGCGGCACAAAGCCATTTGG ATGCAGGCCTCAAATAAAAAGTTCAGACTGGACAAGGGGCAGAAGTGCAAGGTTTGTCAGAGAGACCTTGCAGAGCCACAATTTGCCTTTAACTTCCACGGTGAGCTGATGCACACAAGCTGCACTGGCTATTCATCATCGTGA
- the LOC116679801 gene encoding transforming growth factor-beta receptor-associated protein 1 isoform X1 gives MAFRAFTQIHIYEKQSSPKEKDKSSIQCLECCNQNVYIGTKNATVQHLILPSSTNGDPSPGQSKFREGRLRKLGSNNHVAQLRVVPLFNHLLVLWDRSVTALNMFSLEPVPTLKKIQHVSLFEVCDSLLAAQTACVEMVTSSSRRKVIQIHVVGVDRWDVVKEVPLLQDPVALAVDGASVCVATSDRYLLCDIRTGSSEELFPHNHSRQRVIVTSVGRGEFLLNGPESLGMFVMKTGICQRPPLQWPQEVLAAGVCFPYILTLEPQVLSVYSMVDQQIKQTVSLSGATGLLSTSDGVLVFTERDIFSLRLVPLDQQIQALVRHERIEEALLLLNGVQGHCPCDSYKELQKAITCLAGFVHFYREGFSEAKELFITGELDPREIIHLYPDMQSCLSEDFKSQLDQVNKGRDLQVLCQENRNTFHQYLAFLGDFLRAVRGTEQGLKCTQEVDCALLRLYLELGDTENLQQLVASPNECRLDHCVPVLEQHNRFFALGSLYQSHGHQLDAIETWVKIADGFHKDTSCSDVYGHIVWTLSQLQDRDAVLTFADWTLQRNQEIGVRIFNKRPPDGEFEAQNVLALLEKYPLALILHLEFLIHDLNSKEERHHNRLALAYVTQTLQEEEKADLRRTRGKLQQLLWESKCYDVSTVYERVKSAALHMEKAILLGRTGEHCKALQVLVHKEGDLQAAEAYCCRAAQGRDSQFRQTLLLTLLQIYLSSEALTSAAVDLLNNNPRVFVAEKIIQLLPDSWSIQLVSQFLVRSLRESFHQRQMARLQKALGQVECMRHKAIWQMQASNKKFRLDKGQKCKVCQRDLAEPQFAFNFHGELMHTSCTGYSSS, from the exons ATGGCTTTTAGAGCatttacacaaatacatatcTATGAAAAGCAATCATCCCCAAAAGAAAAGGACAAATCCAGCATTCAGTGCCTTGAGTGCTGTAACCAAAATGTGTATATAGGGACCAAAAATGCAACAGTCCAGCATCTCATCCTTCCCAGTAGCACAAATGGAGACCCAAGTCCTGGCCAGAGCAAATTCAGAGAGGGTAGGTTGAGAAAACTAGGCTCAAACAACCATGTAGCCCAACTAAGGGTAGTCCCACTTTTCAACCATCTGCTGGTCCTGTGGGACCGGAGCGTTACTGCCCTCAACATGTTCTCCTTGGAGCCTGTTCCCACCCTGAAGAAGATCCAGCACGTGTCTTTGTTTGAGGTTTGCGACTCGTTGCTCGCAGCCCAGACAGCATGTGTGGAAATGGTTACTTCCTCCAGTCGCAGGAAGGTGATCCAGATCCACGTTGTTGGAGTGGACAGGTGGGACGTTGTTAAGGAAGTCCCTCTGCTCCAGGACCCTGTGGCCTTGGCAGTAGACGGTGCCAGTGTTTGTGTAGCCACCAGCGACAGGTATCTCCTCTGTGATATTCGGACTGGGAGCAGTGAAGAGCTTTTCCCTCACAATCACAGCAGGCAGCGTGTTATTGTTACCTCCGTGGGACGAGGGGAATTCCTCCTAAACGGACCTGAATCTTTGG GCATGTTTGTGATGAAGACAGGGATATGCCAGCGCCCCCCCTTGCAGTGGCCTCAGGAGGTGCTGGCAGCCGGAGTGTGTTTCCCTTACATCCTAACCCTAGAGCCCCAAGTGCTGTCTGTCTACAGCATGGTGGATCAGCAGATCAAACAGACTGTGAGTCTCAGCGGAGCAACGGGTCTGCTCTCCACATCAG ATGGTGTGTTAGTgttcacagagagagacattttcagCCTGCGTCTGGTGCCACTCGATCAGCAGATCCAGGCACTTGTCAGGCATGAGAGGATCGAGGAGGCCTTGTTACTGCTGAACGGAGTTCAAGGCCACTGTCCATGTGACTCATACAAG GAGCTGCAGAAGGCCATCACTTGCCTGGCTGGATTTGTTCATTTTTACCGGGAGGGTTTTTCCGAGGCCAAAGAACTATTCAT TACAGGTGAGCTGGACCCCAGAGAAATCATTCACCTCTACCCTGACATGCAGTCGTGTCTCAGTGAGGACTTTAAGTCCCAGCTCGATCAAGTGAACAAAGGCAGGGATCTTCAGGTGCTCTGCCAAGAGAACAGGAACACATTTCATCAATACCTGGCCTTCCTGGGAGATTTTCTTAGAGCAGTCAGGGGAACGGAGCAAGGCCTGAAGTGTACTCAGGAGGTGGACTGCGCCCTCCTGAGGCTGTACTTAGAACTGGGAGACACAGAAAATCTGCAGCAGCTTGTGGCATCTCCCAATGAGTGCAGGCTGGACCACTGTGTTCCTGTTTTGGAGCAAcacaacag attttttgCATTAGGTTCTCTCTATCAAAGCCATGGACATCAACTTGATGCAATTGAG acttggGTAAAAATTGCAGATGGTTTCCACAAAGACACCTCTTGCTCAGATGTATATGGACACATAGTGTGGACTCTCAGTCAGCTGCAAGACAGAGATGCTGTGTTGACATTTGCAGACTGGACTCTTCAGAGAAACCAGGAG atAGGGGTGCGGATTTTCAACAAGCGTCCACCAGATGGTGAATTTGAAGCTCAAAACGTCCTTGCTCTATTGGAGAAGTACCCACTGGCGTTGATTTTACATCTTGAGTTCTTAATCCATGATTTGAACAGTAAG GAGGAGAGACATCACAACCGTCTGGCCCTAGCATATGTTACTCAGACGCtgcaagaggaagaaaaagcagATTTGAGGAGGACCAGAGGAAAGTTGCAGCAGCTGCTATGGGAATCCAAATGCTATGATGTCTCCACTGTATATG AGAGAGTCAAGTCAGCAGCCCTGCACATGGAGAAAGCCATTCTCCTCGGTAGGACCGGTGAACACTGTAAGGCACTGCAAGTGCTTGTTCACAAGGAGGGAGACCTGCAGGCTGCAGAGGCCTACTGCTGCAGGGCTGCCCAGGGCCGGGACTCCCAGTTCAGGCAGACCCTGCTGCTCACGCTGCTCCAAATCTACCTGAGCTCTGAGGCGCTTACCAGCGCTGCCGTGGATCTGCTCAACAACAACCCTCGGGTCTTTGTGGCAGAGAAGATCATTCAGCTCCTGCCTGATTCCTGGTCCATTCAACTGGTCTCCCAGTTCTTAGTTAGATCTCTCAGAGAGTCCTTCCACCAGCGGCAGATGGCGAGGCTGCAGAAGGCTTTGGGCCAGGTAGAGTGCATGCGGCACAAAGCCATTTGG caGATGCAGGCCTCAAATAAAAAGTTCAGACTGGACAAGGGGCAGAAGTGCAAGGTTTGTCAGAGAGACCTTGCAGAGCCACAATTTGCCTTTAACTTCCACGGTGAGCTGATGCACACAAGCTGCACTGGCTATTCATCATCGTGA